TCGGCGCACGCATCGACGTAACCTGACGCCTGCAGCATGATCCAGCGGCCTTTCGCCCTTGCGCCGTCGACTTCGATCGTCTCCGACGTCAAAAAATGTACGTTCGTCGCGAAGTGCGGAACGGGTGGCAGATAACGCTGCAGCATGGCAACGATAGCGTCATGTCCGCGCAGATGCCCGAACTTCTGCGCGTACTGCGGGCCGATGCCTTCCCAGATCGCGTCGTGCGCGAACAGCGCGGCAAGCGTCTCGCCGTCGAGCGTTCCCGAGGGCACATCGCACAAGGCCATATAGCGCGCAATGGTCTTGCGCACCGCGTTCTCGGCTTCGAGCGCGACGATGCGCGCCTGCAAGGCCTGGAGCGTGCTGGATGGCAACGTGATATCGCTCATGGTTCAGGACGCGTTCTGCACAACGGGCGGCACCGTCAACGCGCGTCCCACACGCGCTTCGATCTTGCCGTAGCGCCACAGGTTGTATTCCCCGACGGGCGTCGTGCGGTACAGATTGCAGACGGCGACGGCCGTGTCGAAATCGGCGACGTCGGCCATGATGTAGAACGTCCATGGCGCGCCATCCGACTGGCCCACGACGAGCCGGTCGTCATCCATTACGCCGAGCACGCGCACGTTCTCCATCGCTTCGACGGCGGCCAGCATGCTGGCGTAAGCCTGCCATACCTGGCCGATCTGCTCGCGCGGCAAGTCGAAGAAATTCTGCGTGACGCCGCAGCAGAACAGCACACGCAACGGCAGCGAACGATTGTCAGTCATGAAGCGAAACTCCCTTGAAAACGGGCCTGAAATGAAAGGTATCCAGCGCAGTTACAGATAACCGGGGATCGGCGGTACGCCGACGAACACGGCGCCCGCGCCGTCGTAGTTGCCCTCGCCGAGGAACGCGTGCTGCGTGACGACCATCGCGTCGCGCATCAGACGTTGCAGCGGATGCGAGCGGTAAATTGCCATCGTGCCGCCCAGCCGGTACGCGCGGCCCACCACGTCCGCGCCTTCGCGCGCGATCTGCGTGGCTGCGAGGCGCAGCAGGCTGACCTGATCGGCGCTCACGTCGTTGCCGGTGAGGATCGACTGCCATACTTCATCCGTCGATTCATAGAAGAACGCACGCGCCGAGCGCAGCTGCGCTTCTGCCTTCGCGAGTTCGATGCGGTAATACGCACGGTCGGCGAGTTGCGGTGCGCCCGTCGTCGTCTTGCGGCCGCCTGCCATCTGATTGGCGACGTCGAGCGCCGCGCGCGCGAGCCCGAGGTTCACGACGGCGAGCACCTGCGCTGCGTACGCAATGGTCGGATAGCGATACAGCGGCTCATCGACGGTCGGCGCTCCGCCGCGCACGAAGGTCCAGTCATCGGCGACGAACTGTTCGGTGACGCGCAGATCATGGCTGCCCGTGCCTTGCATGCCGACCACGTCCCAGTTGTCGACGATCTCGACCTGCGCGGGACGAAACACGGCAGTGCGCGGTTTGCCGGGTGCGCCGCCGTCCTTGCCGCCGACGCCGATGCCGACCCCCAGCCAGTCCGCGCCCTTGCAGCCGCTCGCGAATTTCCACGTGCCGTTCACGCGCCAGCCGCCGGGCGCAGGCTGCGCGGCCTGCACAGGGAAGAGGCCGCCCGCGAAGACCTGATCGGGACCTGCCGCGTAAATCGCTTGCTGCGTGGCAAGCGGCAGCGCGGCGAGATACACGTTCGCGCTGCCGAAGCTCGCGACCCATGCAGCCGAGCCGTCCGCGACCGCAATGCGTTCGATCATCGCGAGGAATTCGCCCGGTGCGCGCGCATCGCCGCCGAAGCGCCGTGGTGTGCCTGCGCGATAGATGCCGGCGCGCTTGAGCTTCGCGATCACATCGCGCGGCACATGCGACAGCCGATCGAACTCGTCGCGACGCGCGGCGATTTCTTCGATCACGACGTCGAGGGGCAGTGCATCGGCGGATTCCTGTTGCAACGTATGGACGTGGCTTGTGGCGAGGGCAGTGGCGGCGGACATGTCGATTCTCCTGAATGCGTTTGACGTTATTGACGTTCAGGTCAGTCTAGAAACGCAAAAAGACACCATCAATTGGGGCGCCCGTCCGCGTTTCCTGGCATCGACGCCCGCGTGCCTAAAGAAATCTTTAGACGCGCGACGGAGAAAGCCGATGTTATGGTTACGCCTGCACTCCCGCCTTGTCGCTCGCGCATCATGATCTTTCCCGCCGAAGAAGATTTTCACCGTCTGCTCGACGCATTGACGCTCTGCGTGCTGTTGCATGACGCGCAAACGAAAGCGATCGTGTGGGCCAATCGCGCGGCCTGTGTCGCGCTGGGTTTTTCGCTCGAAGAACTGCTGCCGCTCAAGGCGCCCGACATGACGCGTCCCGAGCCGAAGTACCGGCGCGAGATCGGCGTGGCCGCGATGGATCGCGCGATCACACAAGGGCCGCAGGTGTACGAATGGTGTTACCGCTCGCGGGCGGGTATCGACATGTTGTCGGAAGCGGTTGCGACCTATGTGCCGTTGCGCGAGCGTGCCGTCGTGATGGTGCAGTTCCGCGACATCAGCGAAGAAGAGGCGACGCGGCGCAAGCTGCGCCGCTATGAAACGCGCCTGCGCGAATTCATGCAGGATCTCGGCGAGGGCGTGGCGGTGCTGACGCCGCGCGGCAAGCTCGAATACATCAGCGAGTCGGGGCGGCGCGTGCTGGGCGTGGGACCGGGTGAGCCAATCGGCGGCGTGCCCGACTATTGCACGCCCGCCGATCGCAACCGGCTCGTCACGCAGTTGCGGCACGCGACCAGCGAGCAGCCTACGCACGCGCAGCGCTACCGGATCACGCGGCGCGACGGTGCGACGCGCTGGCTGCGCATCACCTGCCGGCGGGTCGCGATCGAAAACGAGCTGAATGGCTTGCTGATTCACTTCCGCGACATCAGCGACGAGGTCGCGACGGAGGAAGCCCGCCGCACGGAAGCGCGCATGCTCGAATACGCGGGCCGCTATAACGCAATGGGCGAGATGGCGACGGCCATTGCGCACGAGTTGAGCCAGCCGCTTGCCGCCGTGCGTAATTTCATCGAAGGCGCAATCCAGCGGCTGGGTCAGGGCAGCGTCGACTCCGCGATCTGGGGACTGCGCAGTGCGGATCGTCAGGCCGAGCATGCGGCGCTCATCATCCAGAGCGTGCGCGAGTACATCGTCAAGCGCGAGCCGACTGAAACGCATGCCGATCTGCGCGACATACTGAACGACGTCGCCTACTTCATCGAGCTGCGCGCGAAAGAAGCCGGCGTGCGCGTGCGGATCGAACAGGCGAACCAGGCATTGCCCGTGCTGTGCGAACGCGTGCTGATCGGCCAGGTGATGTTGAATCTCGCGTTCAACGCGCTCGAAGCGTTGACGGAAACCAGGGGCGCGACGGGTGTCGTGACGCTCGCGACGGCCATGGCGGATGGGCGTGCCGAACTGCGCGTGATCGATAACGGCCCCGGCGTGCCTGCCGATGCGCATGAACGTCTCTTCGACGGCTTTTCTTCTTCGAAGGCGGGTGGCAACGGCATCGGCCTGTCGCTGTGCAAGAACATCGTCACGCGGCATGGCGGACGCATCTGGGCGCGAGCGGCAGCGGGCGGCGGACTCGAATGCCGCGTCGCCTTGCCGCTCGAACCCGCGCTCGCGCCTGATGCAGGCGTCTAGCTTCGTCTCAGCGTCCAAGCGAGCGGGCCGTCTGACCGCCAATGCCGAAGTCGGTGTTGGGGATGTCCTTGATCATCACGCGCGTCGCCTGAAGCGGCGCATCGAGCACGGCGGCGGCCGTTTCGGATAACGCGGCGATCAGCGCTTCTTTTTGCGCATCGGTGCGGCCCGCAATGAGGATCGCGACGATCACGGGCAGCGAAGGCGGAGCGCCACGAGACGCCGTCTTGCCGCCCAATCCGAAATGCGTGTCGGGCATCTCGCTCAGCAGAATGCGCACGGCCTCGGCAGGCGCGCCGATCGCGGCGACCGTCGCCTGCGTGAGGCCCTGGATCAGCGACGCTTTGCGCGCTTCGTCGTGCCCATGCGGCAGATAGACTTCGAGTGTAGGCATAGAGGTTCGCTCCTCGCGTGCAGCGGGCTTGCGCAGCCGCTGCACACATCAAAGGCTCACAGCAGAAAGCCGATCGCGCTCAGCGCTTCCGTCGAATCGATCAGGCGAATCACCTTGTCGACGAGGCGCGGTTCGCCCGTCGCGAAGCTGATCTTGTGCGTGAGATCGGCGGCGAAGATCGTCGATGCACCGCGTTTGTATGCGACGATCACCTGCGCGGACTTCACTTCGACGACATCGGCGGCATCGCTCGTCAACGTGAAGCGCGATACCGTGCGTACGGTGCGCGCCGCATCGGAGGCCGAGGCCGAATAGCCGGACACCATGCGTTGCACGCGCAGTTCGCGCATGTGCTGGTCGTCGTACGCGTAGTTCAGCGTCGCGGCGAAGTCGGTCGCCTGGGGATCGATGGGCACGACGTAGAAGCCCGACGGGTCCCACAGGTCGAGCCACGCGCGATAGTCGCGGCGGTCGAGCATCTCGGCTTCGCGCCAGATGAATTCGATGGCGCGCGCGAAAGTCTGTTGCGAGAAGAGTGCGTTGCGATCGTCCATCATGCCTGCTCCATCATTGCGCGCCACTGGCGATACGCTTCGCGCATGCCCGTTTCATCCGTTGCGTGTGCGGTCTTTTCGCCGTTTGCGGCTGTCGTTTCGCGGTTCAATCCGCGGTTGACGAGAATCGGCACGTCGGGTCCCGCATAGGAGCCGCGCTGCACGCGTTCCCATGCTTCGGCGTCGTCGGGGCTGCCGAAACCGAACGGGCCCTGGAAGTGTTCGTGAATACGCAGGCGCACACGGTTCGCTTCGTCGGGGCCGCCGTCCATGGCAAGCGCGACGTGGCGGATTTCCGTCTCTTCTGCGGAAATGGGGCGCAGCACGCGGAAGAACGCCATCGACAGCGCGAGGTTTGGGAACAGATTCAGGTTGAAGCCGACGCCCATCAACGAACGCACGATGCGTCGCACTTCTTCCGGCGTGTGACGTTCCGCGAGTTGCGTGGCCAGTTCGTTGAAGCGCTCGGGCAGCGGTGCGCCGTCGTCCTTGTCGAGATCGACGAGTTCGGGCACCAGCACGGCGAGGCTATGGCCATTGCCGAGCGAGCGGCAAAATGCG
This is a stretch of genomic DNA from Paraburkholderia caribensis. It encodes these proteins:
- a CDS encoding aromatic-ring-hydroxylating dioxygenase subunit beta, which produces MMDDRNALFSQQTFARAIEFIWREAEMLDRRDYRAWLDLWDPSGFYVVPIDPQATDFAATLNYAYDDQHMRELRVQRMVSGYSASASDAARTVRTVSRFTLTSDAADVVEVKSAQVIVAYKRGASTIFAADLTHKISFATGEPRLVDKVIRLIDSTEALSAIGFLL
- a CDS encoding PAS domain-containing sensor histidine kinase: MIFPAEEDFHRLLDALTLCVLLHDAQTKAIVWANRAACVALGFSLEELLPLKAPDMTRPEPKYRREIGVAAMDRAITQGPQVYEWCYRSRAGIDMLSEAVATYVPLRERAVVMVQFRDISEEEATRRKLRRYETRLREFMQDLGEGVAVLTPRGKLEYISESGRRVLGVGPGEPIGGVPDYCTPADRNRLVTQLRHATSEQPTHAQRYRITRRDGATRWLRITCRRVAIENELNGLLIHFRDISDEVATEEARRTEARMLEYAGRYNAMGEMATAIAHELSQPLAAVRNFIEGAIQRLGQGSVDSAIWGLRSADRQAEHAALIIQSVREYIVKREPTETHADLRDILNDVAYFIELRAKEAGVRVRIEQANQALPVLCERVLIGQVMLNLAFNALEALTETRGATGVVTLATAMADGRAELRVIDNGPGVPADAHERLFDGFSSSKAGGNGIGLSLCKNIVTRHGGRIWARAAAGGGLECRVALPLEPALAPDAGV
- a CDS encoding tautomerase family protein, translated to MPTLEVYLPHGHDEARKASLIQGLTQATVAAIGAPAEAVRILLSEMPDTHFGLGGKTASRGAPPSLPVIVAILIAGRTDAQKEALIAALSETAAAVLDAPLQATRVMIKDIPNTDFGIGGQTARSLGR
- a CDS encoding acyl-CoA dehydrogenase family protein, whose amino-acid sequence is MSAATALATSHVHTLQQESADALPLDVVIEEIAARRDEFDRLSHVPRDVIAKLKRAGIYRAGTPRRFGGDARAPGEFLAMIERIAVADGSAAWVASFGSANVYLAALPLATQQAIYAAGPDQVFAGGLFPVQAAQPAPGGWRVNGTWKFASGCKGADWLGVGIGVGGKDGGAPGKPRTAVFRPAQVEIVDNWDVVGMQGTGSHDLRVTEQFVADDWTFVRGGAPTVDEPLYRYPTIAYAAQVLAVVNLGLARAALDVANQMAGGRKTTTGAPQLADRAYYRIELAKAEAQLRSARAFFYESTDEVWQSILTGNDVSADQVSLLRLAATQIAREGADVVGRAYRLGGTMAIYRSHPLQRLMRDAMVVTQHAFLGEGNYDGAGAVFVGVPPIPGYL
- a CDS encoding nuclear transport factor 2 family protein, producing MSDITLPSSTLQALQARIVALEAENAVRKTIARYMALCDVPSGTLDGETLAALFAHDAIWEGIGPQYAQKFGHLRGHDAIVAMLQRYLPPVPHFATNVHFLTSETIEVDGARAKGRWIMLQASGYVDACAELIAARLDIDFVPAQDGRNWLIQHFRTERLFDAPWQVNARKDTTS